Within Primulina tabacum isolate GXHZ01 chromosome 5, ASM2559414v2, whole genome shotgun sequence, the genomic segment CAAGACAATCCAAAATTTCATAACACAACAGTCTTTTAAAACGAAACCCTCTTTTTTCTACATCTACCTCCCTCACCATttcaataaatatataatttatttgaaagaaCTGCTTCGatgaatttaatgaaaattttcaatggTAGGGGATAAGGAATTCAAAATAGatagagatatatatatattactcaGTTTACCTTTGATCCAATCTTGAGTTTTTGTCTCGGATTGATTCCATACTCATTTGGAATAACACCATCAGCAAGTAACTGAACAAAAAGTCAAGGTGCTCAAATTGTGAAACTGAGGCATCAACTACGCCCTTCCCCCAACAAACCCCAGAAAAAATTCTCACGCTTTCAAATTACTAGAGAGATGACTTAAAAAGACAAAATCACCGTTAAGGTCACGGAATTTCTTAATTTCATACCTGAGCTACTTTGAACAATTCATCTAAGCCTTCTAGATTTAGATGCGCATTGTGCAGGAGATCATATCTGTCGACAGGAATAGAAAAATACAATCATAACATGGATACGGGCACAGGGAGTTCTAAATAAATCAATGCCAATATGGATAACTGAACATATCTAAAAGAGTGAAACTAAAAGATGTGATGTGCTTGTGATTGGAATTCTACATTTCAAagtcaaaatattatttattatacatGATTTGTTTATCAGAGTATGCTACTAAGAGATACAGTCAACCTACTATAAATAACCCACAAAAATTCTATTTTTAAATGtcatacaaaagaaaaagaatgaaCAAGTACAGGTGCGTAATTAACCATGAAACAATCACACCTTCGTGAAATCCTAGCACCTCAAAGGTATGGTAATTTCCTTACTTGCATGAGTCATACACATCGGGAATTTGTGTTATATCGAACCGACTGCAGATAGTGCACATTCTTTGTAAGTCAAAATTCACTAACAATGTGAGAATGCTGATAAGCCATTACCAGAATACTCACTCTTTGCGTTCATTATACAAATCTCTCTCAAGTTTCCTCCACCGAGCAAACATGAGAAGAAATCCCTCACTGCCACAAGGCAACCCTGCAGCAATACGATCAACGTCTATATTTGTCTTACCTAGAGCCGTAGCTTGATCATATGGACAAATCACATTATACAAGCTTGTTTCAGCAAGTTTGTCATCTTCGTCACTGGCTAGAAGCCTAACTTGTTCAGTAACCTTCTTCGTCAGTTTCACCTAAGTACAATCTTAATAatctcattaacactcatagAAAGAAATAAGTTACCTCGACACGCACAGTAAATGTCTATGAAGGCAGGAAAATATAAACAACATTCTTGCAAGGAAAAACTGTAAAAGGAGGAATGCCAATAGCCCAACAGTGGCTAATACAGAATATTTGCACATCTTACCAATTTGGGTAGAAGTTCAGATGCTTTTGGAGTAAGTCCTGCCCCATCGGTCATCCAAGGTTCTTCTGATAAGCTATCAGGAACAATTTTTGCTTCAGACGTTATAATCTCATTCAATCTAGCCTGAGGAAAGCAAAAAAGAAACAAAGTCGATGAGAAAAAACAGAACTTCAAGCCCTAAGGGTCATTATTCAATTTATGACAAGTTCTACTCATAGACTCGAATAAGCAAAATCTAATAGCAAATCAGCTTAGTCGTCTGTTTTTTCTCTTTAGCATAAGGTTTGGCATCTGTTCCAGAAGTAATTAACTCATACCTACTTGGCCAAAAAAATAACAAGAAACATAGCTGATGAAAAAATAAGTCAACAAGAAACCTTTTCACATTTTAGAAAGGTTTATTCCAAAACTTAAAGAGGCAATGAAAGCAGCACGTGAATCAACCAGGAGATCAAGCTCCAGCTGTATTATCCTTTGCCATTGGAAATCACTTGTCTCAAAAAAATTCAGCTTATTGGAGGTCGGACAGCAATAGTTTTCAGCTTTTTATACTTGagcaaaaataattcaaatagtAAGTGAGAGGTGGAAAATACAACAccttgaaaattttcatttttttcatatCAGACAAGAGGTATCTAAATTGAATAAGTACATATATTCATTTTTTCTCAAGTTTTAATTGAGAATAAAAAAATACTCATGCTTGTCATGGGATAGATGGCCTGTAAACCAAAATAATAGACCCAAAAACTCGTGTTGATTTCTATTTACCCATAATGGGATATGTGGTGTTCAAGTGTTaattaagaataaaaaaaagtaTAGGTATCTTGCTTTGCTAATTTGATTTACACAGCTGACAAAAGTTTTAGTCAACTATTTGTGTCGCAAGCCAAATGTCATAAATGTTACTCAAGCCAGCAAGAAGCTCATGACTTAGTCTGAGACTGCTGTCACAATTATGTATTTTGTGTCAGATTTCCTCGAGTTGCAACTGTTTCTTTCTTGGGCGTAAACAAAAGTTCCAACATGGTGAAAAGACAAGCATAGATAGCAAAAGGCAAACCTTAGCTTCATCCATCTCAATACTTGCATTTTCAAGTCCGTCCAACATTGATGAATCCTTGCTAACAAGTGAAACCTTAACATACAGGAAAAAACCAGTGTTATTAAACTTATAGTCACAACAGTCACATTATATACAACTATACCAACCAAGATAGGCGTTAATGGTCCTTCTAAATCAAGAAGTCCTTTAGCAAACGCAGCTGCCGACATCTGCCAACAATAAATATACAACATCAGTAACAATCAAGAGTTTGACGACGTACGAGGCAAGGCTGATATCTGAAGAAGGTAGAATGATACTTGGAACAATTAAATAGTATTATCCAAACTAATTCAAAGAAATGAAGTTCGGAGAATATACATTTTAGAATTTGGAAATGCATACTTAGTTCTACTTGGCAGACTAACCTGTACACGGCCCTCATCTGAGCTATAAATCTTTAAGTCATGACGGTATGTGCTATGTAGACGGAGCAAGCCGGTACCTTCACCTGGAATGTATGGTACCTATTAAGTAAAGCACAAACAACACAGCAAAATCGGAGAATAGTCGCCGATGTCATAAAAAGGCTAGACCCGATCCCATTCAAGAGCAAGTCATTTCGTAGAAGAATGAGAAAATGAATTTCTTTTGAACACGTATCATTAATGtgttaaataaaatagaatcccCACTTTTGAGAAGACTGTAACCTCAAAATTCAAGGAGAGACATGATATAAACAAAATCATGCAAGTAATGAACTTGAAACAAAATGCAGAACTAGGCAGCCAATATGCAACTGCAGAGTTGGACATATATAACAGCTAACCAGGATACATATTGTTCCGAAAGTATCTGCCCAATTCATCAGCCTGAAAAGAAGATTATTTAACATTGTTCAAGAGGAGAAGTACTTGACAGCATAAACTTATCATGTAAAGCAACATGTGTGTCCTCAAAATAATGAAAATCTGGGATAAGGGATACAATTATCTTGTAAAAATGCCAAATATTTGGGATAGCTTCcatgataaaagaaaatttcacCTGTTTCCTTCCAGCATGAGTGAGAACACCACCATATTTAAGAACCATCAGGGCTTCGGTAGGTCGTTCTTCCACTTCACCATTACTTTTTGTAACTTTCACCCACTTTAATGGCTTGAGTTGAACCTTCCTATATATGCCAGAGAAGTGCCCTCCCTGAACATTAAAACAATGATAATGGTTACGGTCGTCACACCTAGCAAAGTTTACTGAGCATCGATTCCCAGGAAATACAATCAGCCAAAATTAGCCAAGATACATGACAAAAAGTATAGTACTTGGCgaaatacaaaatattaaaatttcaatCGTATACTTGTGCTTTCATTGTTCCTCAACGGTGATTGATGTGGCTATTTGATAAAAAACGGTGGATCATCCAACTATATTCAACATCTAATTGACATATTTTGTATTCCACGCATCCCATGAACTTGGAATTGAATCGGAAGGCAGCACAGTTAAGGTAGAGAAATATTAGTTTAGATGCCTCAAAATATATTCACCTAACCTGATCCCGCTGGATTAATGGCTATGTCCTGTGTTTTCACACACCGTAAGCAGTAAGTCTTAAAGTCAAAACTTTCAGAAACTCTCACTGATCTAAATATatcttttttataaaaaatgtcATTGTCTTCCAGTGAAACCAAAACTATGGTGTAAACACAACATAAAGTTGTTGCTTTCACCTACAACGAGCGCAAATAAAGGTGATTTATCATGATACTCATTATTGTTCAGCTATTGAAAAATTCCCAATGAAATTTAATGAGTTGAACAAACTAAAAAGATCCAGAAGTTCTGTTTTTATCTGCAAGAATGTATATAAATACCAAAGAAAAATCTATTCAGTTAATCAGGCGCAGTGAATGAAGAATGtcataaaatcaataacaaaaaaattaaatggacCTCCTCAAGCACTGCTTTCACTTGGCGAAGTTTTTCGGCATGTTCAATGTCTTCTGCTTCACTATCACTTTCTCTACCAGTTCTGGATGATAATCATTTTGTAAGTTTAGAGTTCACTGAAAGctaaatcatttataaaaagcTACCAACCTTCAATGTTCAACCATGGATAAGAAAAAAGGAGCTAATAAAACAGACCAGTATTATGATAATGaagaaaagagaaaattttCACTTGAACTGTGTCTTAGACATTTTTTTCGAGGAGAACAAGAAAAAACAATTTTTGCCTGTAGAATCAAGATTTGGAATTGCTGGTTATCACCATAGAGAGGATCGACTGATATGTGTGAAGCTGGCTCCAGTTGCTGTTATCCACTATTAATGAAAGGACAGAAAATTGAAAGGTTTCAAGTCCAAGAACAGGTCCCAAGAAAAGTTCGTAACTAGGGATTTGTCAGAAAATTGTCCTTCCTATGTAGGATTCGCTGCCATTTCTGGTGGCTAAAAGTTGTTCTAAACTGCTTTTTATATCTTATTATAACAAAATTTTAATAGCTCAAGGGTGGTTGCTTTATATGGTGGTGGTGGGAACTTGGATCTACTCACTTATTTCTTGTACTTGTCTATAAAGTAACTCTTCGAGGCAATCTATTCATCTGTTCCTGAAAAGCGTAAGGTAAAGTTCAAAGAAGGAAAGGCCCCACAAGAATCATAGAACGTGGCATACTACAATATAGACTCTGATTCTTACAAATGGCAAAGTGCTTTTTTAGCATGTTTCAAAACAATTTCCATATCCAAACAtcaatttgttttttaaaaaaagtgattttttttttggtgagaCAGCTTCTCTATTGAAACAtgcattttattaattaaatatatcatatgAAAGGTAAGGTGAAAGTATTGTTTAGGAACCTGACCAAGTTGTAGAACAGCTTGTAATAATCAATAAACCACAAACAAAAAAATCACGCCTTTAAATTCTTCTCTATGAAAGAATATAGAAACTTCAATAAGTGAATGCAGGTTAAGGATGACTAGTAAGCACATGTCGACACAAAAGTTTGGGATACTAAATGAATAATAAATAAGATATTTTCATACCTAGCACGAGGTACCAAAGTTCTCGTTGCATCTAAAAGATCTTGTAATTGAACAGCACTTTTCAGCTTTGTCTATAGAAGGTGACAGGTAAGAGGAAAAAGGTTAAACACACATCAGCAATAGTTGCCAAGTATGAAATCAAAAAATGTGGATGCAGAAGAATTAAGAGACACCTCCGCTCTAGGCCTTCCACCATTATATTTTAACATCAGATTTAGAAGCTTTTCCTCAGTGACTTTCAACTTCACTTTCTGCTTCGGAGTTCTGTCGCCACTAAGTAaacaataatttctcaaggGAGATCTAAAAGTGCAACACTAATCAGAGAAAGTAAGGTGTATTATGCCTTACTGACGAATGATTGCTATCACACATCGTAGCTCTTCGGATTGCCCAAAGTTGCCAATTATCCCACTTCCGTGACGCGGTAGTCCTTCAGATGGCTGAACCGCTTCATGGACCATCCATGGTAGAATTGGAGGAATTGTTGTAGAAAGGTGTGGGGCTTTTGCATCAAGAATTATCTTCCTCAACACACAAGCTGCGTCATCATAGTATCTGTTTTAATTAAACTACAATTAACATCACAGGCCCaaacaaaggaaagaagaaaaTAATACAATGGGATACAAAAAGAATTATTAGAATATTGACAGAGTCGAGACACTTTTCGCCTTTCACAGAGGCTCATATTTCAGTTGTGCTCATCATTCAACTCATAGGCAATTCCATGTCACATATAATTCCTTTACAAGCAAATCAAAAGTGTAACTGAAATTTCATGGATCCCAAATTCAGCTCAGCTTGTCTAAGTGATACAATGGCTTGTAAAAAATTTCCCCCCACCcaccccccaaaaaaaaaaaaacacacacacacacacatctccGTGTGTGCGTGTTACAACAGGAATGAACTTTTCCCAAATAACACCTCATTAAAATCCGTCCACCGTTCTTCATTAAAAAAGAATCACCATCCAAATGTGGAAAATAGCGATGACAAGATATTACTTGTAGGAGTTCTTAACGAAGCTCCATCCGTTAACATCACAAACATAAGAGCGTCCTTCGCAGCGCAACAGATCAAAGCCACAAACCTAAAATAAGATTAGCACATTATTTCATCAAAATTTCATCATAGACATGTTGAGGATCAAAGAGAAGTTAGCACagtaattaaaaattttgaagcaGAAGATAGGTTAAATAAAGTAGGTAGCAGGCATAGTTCATGATGGACAACTGCCAAAAGGTACATGGAAAAAGGAAAGCACAACCTGATTAGTAGTTAGCAAATAGCAGTCATTGAGGATACATGCATGCAATGAACTATAGTATGTGAAACTTTCTTCATATTTTTAAAGACTTCGTCCAATGTCAATAAGTTCGAATGATCTTCCAAAGTCACAAAAAACATGGATCAAGGCAAAGCAAACTCAAGAACTGGTAAGAGATAGAGATATTAATCACTGAAAACTGAAGATAAATTATTGGAAAGGAAGCTGACTGTGAATTACGATTTTCGAATAATGTAAAATTTCTCAAAATGAGCGAACAGTTCATATTTCAACTAAGAATACATATTTGAAGCATCAGACAGACTTACAGCTTGCTTAAATGCACTGCAGACGTCTCTTGCTATTTGTTTCTCAGCGGGAGTAAGTAAAACGGGATATCTGACCTACAAAAAGAGTTCAAATGGAAGATAGAAGATAAAGAAAATTCTAGCAACAGTAACTTGACTGGAGATGCAGTAAACTCATTTCAGGTTCTAGGGAATCTGGGAATCAACAGACAAGAGCAGAATCTGATGTCGATTGGCGGTCCCTTATGTTGTACTATTGGTCATCGAGAATGTAGGGAAAAATGGGACAGGAGGCATAAGTAAATATGCTACCAATGTCAATGTTCTTGATGCATGTATAGCAAAACTACTCACTTCTTTGCCATCAGGATTTCTCATAACAACACCGTCAACCACTGGAGACTTCCTTGCCTCTGCATGCGCATATTCAGGGCCCACCGTGTACACCTAAGATACAACAAGAAGTTGAAATTGCTTTTCACCGAAAAATAGAAGGAAATATTCACGCACAATTATCACCAAGTTAACACAACAAAGTAAAGGGGTCTAAAAGAACAACTTGGTAGACTGGGTAACATTGTCAGAAGAAAAATGAAAGGTTGGGAGCTGAAAGGTAAAAAAAAGATTAAGATGGAATCATTCTCAAAGCATAGAATCATTTTAAGTTAGAAGAGACTAGCTTGACGGAAAACAGGACAAACCCATCAGCCTAACTGATAGGCACTTGATACAGCTTGAGAGAGAATACTTCATCCTGAATTTCCAGTAAACAGACAAAACCATCTACTAGATAGAGATAAAAAAAACCACTCATCCCTCCAAAACATGCAAAGAAGTTGAGATATACAAATTGCACACAAAAAGGATAATCAAACCACAAAATATTTACTGGATCAAGACAAATAAACCAAAAGAAGAAAACCTTCACATCTGTTCCTCCAGTGGGGAGAAATTCCTCGTATATGTAAGAACCTTCACGTCTCACTCTTCTGATCTCTGGATGAAATTCACTGGAGCGGTTACCAacctaaaaaaatgaaaaatatgattttatagcATAGATATAGTAGCACGTGCCTTGATGTTTTCCATGGTTGTTCCTAAATATTCATGGGGTGAATCAGTTTTAATAGCCTCTTATATGCAAGATTAAGGCAACAAAGAAGGAGAAATGAACTCGACACAGACACTAAATTCATACAAGACGCAATAAATTTATCAAAAACTACCTTCCGAAACAGTGCCTTCATTCCTCCACCAGCTGAGCTCGGATAATATATCATTACACTGTGATTGTCACCTTCATAAAAAGAACAAGATATATGCACATATTTCTATGACTAAGTATGATAGAgaaaaaacaaatcaaataacGTCGTAAATTAGCTTCTTGCCACTCAAAACCGTATCAATTTCAGGTCCAAGATCACTATGCTAACATAAGACTAGAGAAAAATGGAGAAAGTGCAAGATTCATACAAATTCATCGGGAAATCATATTTCTTAAAAggaattcataaaaaaatctgTTGACTCAGCATCTGTCATGCCATGACAAAACaatcgatgaattaaattgtAATGAAAAATATTCGATAAAAAACTGATTATGtaacattgaagagtatgtaATATccacaaatta encodes:
- the LOC142546710 gene encoding inositol hexakisphosphate and diphosphoinositol-pentakisphosphate kinase VIP2-like isoform X1, translating into MEAEKDCIQEKITIGVCVMEKKAFSAPMLQILERLQGFGEFKILYFGDKVIVEDPIESWPACDCLIGFYSTGYPLERAEAYAALRKPFSVNELESQHLLHDRRKVYERLELFGIPVPRYALVNREYPYQELDFFVEEEDFVEVHGNRFWKPFVEKPVEGDNHSVMIYYPSSAGGGMKALFRKVGNRSSEFHPEIRRVRREGSYIYEEFLPTGGTDVKVYTVGPEYAHAEARKSPVVDGVVMRNPDGKEVRYPVLLTPAEKQIARDVCSAFKQAVCGFDLLRCEGRSYVCDVNGWSFVKNSYKYYDDAACVLRKIILDAKAPHLSTTIPPILPWMVHEAVQPSEGLPRHGSGIIGNFGQSEELRCVIAIIRHGDRTPKQKVKLKVTEEKLLNLMLKYNGGRPRAETKLKSAVQLQDLLDATRTLVPRARTGRESDSEAEDIEHAEKLRQVKAVLEEGGHFSGIYRKVQLKPLKWVKVTKSNGEVEERPTEALMVLKYGGVLTHAGRKQADELGRYFRNNMYPGEGTGLLRLHSTYRHDLKIYSSDEGRVQMSAAAFAKGLLDLEGPLTPILVSLVSKDSSMLDGLENASIEMDEAKARLNEIITSEAKIVPDSLSEEPWMTDGAGLTPKASELLPKLVKLTKKVTEQVRLLASDEDDKLAETSLYNVICPYDQATALGKTNIDVDRIAAGLPCGSEGFLLMFARWRKLERDLYNERKDRFDITQIPDVYDSCKYDLLHNAHLNLEGLDELFKVAQLLADGVIPNEYGINPRQKLKIGSKIARRLLGKMLIDLRNTREEAIGVTELKSIQDQNSETPPRAAKEDTDHHFKSHGTMEGMRRSSFNSDKSVDQEDDDGKETKYRLDPKYANVRTPERHVRTRLYFTSESHIHSVMNVLRYCNLDESLQGEPSLVCDSALERLYRTKELDYMSYIVLRMFEDTEVALEDPKRFRIEMTFSRGADLSPLERKNSKASTLRQDHTLPIMGPERLQDLRSYLTLEMMEKMVRPFAMPAEDFPPPSIPHGFTGYFSKNSAVLERLVNLWPFHKHGSNAVKKSSKQSTKSKAEEIPKK
- the LOC142546710 gene encoding inositol hexakisphosphate and diphosphoinositol-pentakisphosphate kinase VIP2-like isoform X2, with product MIYYPSSAGGGMKALFRKVGNRSSEFHPEIRRVRREGSYIYEEFLPTGGTDVKVYTVGPEYAHAEARKSPVVDGVVMRNPDGKEVRYPVLLTPAEKQIARDVCSAFKQAVCGFDLLRCEGRSYVCDVNGWSFVKNSYKYYDDAACVLRKIILDAKAPHLSTTIPPILPWMVHEAVQPSEGLPRHGSGIIGNFGQSEELRCVIAIIRHGDRTPKQKVKLKVTEEKLLNLMLKYNGGRPRAETKLKSAVQLQDLLDATRTLVPRARTGRESDSEAEDIEHAEKLRQVKAVLEEGGHFSGIYRKVQLKPLKWVKVTKSNGEVEERPTEALMVLKYGGVLTHAGRKQADELGRYFRNNMYPGEGTGLLRLHSTYRHDLKIYSSDEGRVQMSAAAFAKGLLDLEGPLTPILVSLVSKDSSMLDGLENASIEMDEAKARLNEIITSEAKIVPDSLSEEPWMTDGAGLTPKASELLPKLVKLTKKVTEQVRLLASDEDDKLAETSLYNVICPYDQATALGKTNIDVDRIAAGLPCGSEGFLLMFARWRKLERDLYNERKDRFDITQIPDVYDSCKYDLLHNAHLNLEGLDELFKVAQLLADGVIPNEYGINPRQKLKIGSKIARRLLGKMLIDLRNTREEAIGVTELKSIQDQNSETPPRAAKEDTDHHFKSHGTMEGMRRSSFNSDKSVDQEDDDGKETKYRLDPKYANVRTPERHVRTRLYFTSESHIHSVMNVLRYCNLDESLQGEPSLVCDSALERLYRTKELDYMSYIVLRMFEDTEVALEDPKRFRIEMTFSRGADLSPLERKNSKASTLRQDHTLPIMGPERLQDLRSYLTLEMMEKMVRPFAMPAEDFPPPSIPHGFTGYFSKNSAVLERLVNLWPFHKHGSNAVKKSSKQSTKSKAEEIPKK